A genomic region of Streptosporangium lutulentum contains the following coding sequences:
- a CDS encoding SRPBCC family protein: MTQSRISVSVDAHARPERVFSVLTDWPRHDEWMVLTRAHVAVGDGRSAGSRLEAFTGVGPVGFLDTMEITEWDPPRTVKVRHTGRLVRGTGTFRVSPREGGGSTIVWEEELDLPFGPVGRLGRPLVGPLGAAMLRLSLRRLAELSDR; this comes from the coding sequence GTGACTCAATCTCGTATCAGCGTCTCGGTGGACGCGCACGCCCGCCCTGAACGGGTGTTCTCCGTCCTGACCGACTGGCCCCGGCACGACGAGTGGATGGTCCTGACCCGTGCCCACGTCGCCGTCGGGGACGGCCGCAGCGCCGGAAGCCGGCTGGAGGCCTTCACCGGGGTGGGCCCGGTCGGGTTCCTCGACACCATGGAGATCACCGAGTGGGACCCGCCCAGGACCGTGAAGGTCCGGCACACGGGCCGGCTGGTGCGCGGCACCGGAACCTTCCGCGTGTCGCCGCGAGAGGGCGGCGGCAGCACGATCGTCTGGGAGGAGGAACTCGACCTGCCGTTCGGCCCGGTCGGGCGGCTCGGCCGTCCGCTGGTCGGGCCGCTGGGCGCGGCGATGTTGCGGCTCTCGCTCCGCCGCCTGGCCGAGCTCAGCGATCGGTGA
- a CDS encoding FxsA family protein, translating to MRLLLFLVFLVVPVLEIWVLIQVGEVIGGWPTVAILLADSLLGAWIVRREGRRAWRNLQAALQSGRMPDRELADGALIVAGGTLLLTPGFLTDVLGFLFILPFTRPLLRRLGAWFFARRVRTLAQNAAGPGLGSPFGGLGSPFDVMNGQSGPRGQGSPRGQGGQGGTVIHGEVLRDEPSGAGGPGGPREPGGSGRDLTDR from the coding sequence ATGCGCCTTCTGCTGTTCCTGGTCTTCCTTGTGGTCCCGGTCCTGGAGATCTGGGTGCTCATCCAGGTCGGTGAGGTCATCGGCGGCTGGCCCACGGTGGCCATCCTGCTCGCCGACAGCCTGCTCGGCGCCTGGATCGTCCGCCGCGAGGGCCGAAGGGCCTGGCGTAACCTGCAGGCCGCGCTGCAGAGCGGCCGGATGCCCGATCGGGAACTCGCCGACGGCGCCCTGATCGTCGCGGGCGGCACGCTGCTGCTCACCCCGGGCTTCCTCACCGACGTCCTCGGTTTCCTGTTCATCCTGCCGTTCACCCGGCCGCTGCTCCGCAGGCTCGGCGCCTGGTTCTTCGCCCGCCGTGTCCGCACTCTCGCCCAGAACGCGGCGGGCCCCGGCCTTGGCTCGCCGTTCGGCGGCCTGGGCTCGCCCTTCGACGTCATGAACGGCCAAAGCGGCCCGAGGGGCCAGGGCAGCCCCAGGGGTCAGGGCGGTCAGGGCGGCACGGTCATCCACGGCGAGGTCCTGCGGGACGAGCCGAGCGGCGCGGGCGGGCCCGGGGGGCCGAGGGAGCCCGGCGGCTCCGGCAGGGATCTCACCGATCGCTGA